The segment CGTAAAAGTCTTTTTGGCGCAAGGGTCGTCCCTGCGCCGAGAAGAACAGGATCGCGGGTGGCCCGAGAACCCCGAACCGCCGCTTCATGGCACGCGTCGCCGGTGTGTTCTCGGTCACATCCGCCTCAATCAGCATAAAGCCGCGCAGCGCCCTTTGGACGCGCGGATCGGGGAAGGTCTCGCGCCGCAGGCGCGTACAATCCACGCACCAGCTTGCCGAAAAATCCACGAGCGCCGGCTCGTTTAAGCGGGCGGCGCGCGCGAGCGCCTGATCGAGCGCCGCAAGCGACGTGACCTTGCGGAATGTCAGGGCGTGGGTCCCGGCGCGGGTCACGCCGGCGCTGCGGAAGGTCAACGGGTGCAGGGGGTCGCGATTGCCTTGCAGGCCCCCGACGAGCGCCAGGACCCCCCAGACGAGCAACACCACCCCGAGCCCCGCGCGCAGCTTGCGAAACCCGCTGGCCCCCGGCTCGAGCCGGCCGCCACCGAGATAGACGCCGACTATGATCAGCAGGATGCCCCATAGCAGCAGCACGGGCACCGCCGGCAAGAGCCCGAGCAGGTAGATGGCAACCCCCAAAAGCAGCACGCCGAAGGCGTATTTGACGGTATCCATCCAGGGGCCGGCCTTGGGCAGGAGGTAGCCGGCGCCGATACCCAGGGCCACCAGCACCACACCCATGCCGAGCGCCATGCTAAACATGATCGCCGCCCCAAGCCCGGCACTGTGACTCGAGATCGCCACAGCCAGCGCTGACACCAGGAGGGGGGAAACGCACGCCCCCACGACCAGGGCGGACACAAGGCCGAGCATGTAGGCGCCGGCCAGCGAGCGGCGGTTGACGCCGGCGCTGCGCGCGGCGATCCGGCTCTGGATGAAGCCTGGCATCTGCAGCGTGTAGAGATCGAACAACGAAAGCGCCATGAGCACGAACAGCAAACTGAGGAGCCCGATGCCCCAGGCGTTCTCGAAGTAGGCCTGTAGTTGTTGGCCGGTGGCCCCCGCCAGCGCCCCGGCACCGGCGTAGGTGGTGGCGGTCCCGAGCACATAGGCGACCGAAAGCCCGGCACCTTGGCGCTTGGTGAGACGTTCTTGTCCGCGGCCGACGAGCATGCCAGACAGGATCGGGATCATGGGCAGGACGCATGGGGTGAAGGTCAAAAGCAATCCGATCCCAAAGGCGCTCACGATCGCCCAGAACCAAGTCCCGGCAGCGGGGCCCGGGGTGCGTGGCGCCATGGGCGCGCGCGCCGCCGGGGCCTCATGGGCCGCGTTCAAGGCCGCGGTCTGGCCCGGCAGCCGCACCACCAGGGTGTGCGTGACCGGGGGATAACAGATGCCGGCGATGGCGCAACCTTGATAGTGGGCGCGAACGATCAGGCGTTGGTTGGGGTGCGCGCCGGTCAAGGGCAGGGGCAACGTAAAGGACTTCTTGTATATGAGCAGCGTGCCCAGGACCCGGTTCTTCTCGACGCTCGCAGGCGGCATGGCCACCGGCCCCAGGGTCACGCCATAGCGGGGCGATGCCAGCGTGAAGCGGATCTTGTTGCGATAGAGATAATAGCCACGGGCGATGCGAAAGTGGGCCAACAGTTCGTTGGTGCCGGGTGCGCTCAGCGTCAGGCGATAGGCCTGGCTGCGTTTCAGGAACGGCTTCTGGCGATGACTGAAGAAGGCCTTGAAGGCCGCGAGCGGCCCGCCGTGGGTGGCGGCGCGCGCGCCGGGGATCGTGGTCAGTACCGCCGTGATCGCGAGGCTAAGGGCGAGTAGTGTCTTCAAGCCATTGCAGGTAGGGCGGATAGCCGCCGGCGATCGGGACCGCCACAATCTCCGGGACTTCGTAGGGGTGCAAGGCCCGCAGGCGCCGTTCCATTTCGTCATAGTGATCCGTGGTCGTTTTAATGATCAAAAGCGTTTCCGTGGCGGTCTCCACCTGCCCGCGCCAGCGGTACACCGATTGCACGGCATCCACGAGGTTGACGCAGGCCGCCAGCCTTCCATTCACAAGCGCGTTCGCGATCCCGGGCGCATCGGCTCGCGGGCAGGTGCTGAAAACGATCAGGGCCTCTTGGGGCACGGCCTGGCCTCGCTGCAGGGCGGCGACTGCTTGCCGCGCGGGGAACTCCTTGTCGGTTCGCGCATCTTAAAGTCCCGTGCAAGCCGCGCGGCCCACGCCGGGCCGGTGTGGTCCGGTTGATGCCGGGGCTCGCAGTATGCAGGCGCCAGTGAAGTGGATCGTCGTAGCGTCGGACGCGCAATTCGCGTGTGTGCCGCGCTTCTTATACCATAACCTCTTGCTGATATCCGGAATAGCCTTACGTGCTCGAGACCGCGTTCTCCCTCAATACCCGTCCGGATATCCTGATCCGGGGACGAATGGCTGACGCAGGTTATGGCCCTGTTGGACTGTTCCTGCACGGCTTTCGTTCCCACTGCGCCGGTGAAAAGGCCACGGCGCTCACCCGCCACGCGCAGGCGCGCGGCTATTCGTGGGCGCGCTTTGATCTGGCCGCGCACGGCGCGTCGACCGGGGTGTTTGTGGAGCAGACCCTCTCGGGGTGGCTCGAGGACGCGCTCGCGGTGGCCGCGCTCTATGCACCGCGGCCGCTGATCCTTGTCGGATCCAGCCTGGGCGCCTGGCTCGCGGTGCTCATGGCGCGCTCGCGGCGCATCCCGGTGGCTGGCCTCGTGTTGCTCGCCCCGGCCTTCAATTTCCTGCAGCGCTACTACGCCGGCCTCTCGCAAGACCTGCGCCGGCAATGGCGCAGCGAGGGCCAGTTGACGCTCCCGGACCCCTATGGTCCACCCGGAACGGTCTATCGGCTCGGCTACCGTCTGATCGAGGACGCCGCCGTCCATGACGTCTTGTCGGTGCCGGTCACCCTCCCCTGCCCGTTGACCATGATCCATGGGGATTGCGATGAGGTCGTGCCGCTGGCCGTGAGCGAGGATTTTCTGCGCCATGTGCACGCCCCGGACAAGCGCCTTACGGTCGTGGCCGACGGCGATCATCGCCTCACGGCGGCCATCCCCAGGATCCTGGCTGAGGTCGATGCCCTGTGGCCGGCCGCCGATGTCCGCGCCGGGGTGCTGGCATGATCGCGCGGCTGCTGCGTTTTATCGTGTTTTTGCCGCTCGTCGAGGTGGTCGTGATCGTGCTCGTGTGGCAGGCGATCGGGCCATGGTGGACCCTGGGGCTTTTGGTGGCCGGCCCGGTTGCGGGGCTTGCGTTGCTGCGGCTTTCGCCGGTACGTACCTTTGGCCATGTGCGCGCCGCCCTGTCTCACGGCCGGCTCCCGCACGAGGCGGTCTGGGAAGGGGCGGCCCTGGGCCTGGCCGGTCTGCTTTTGATCTTCCCGGGGTTCTTCTCGGATCTCCTGGCGCTTGCCTTGTTGGTGGGGCCCGCGCGGCGCGCCCTGCGGCGCCCGCCGGGGGCGTCGCCGCCGATGGCCGGTGGCGGTCCCCGGGAGCCGCTCGAGGGCCGGTTTCGCTCGTACCGCGATTAGATGGGCTTGACAAGAGATTGGCCTTGTTTATGATTAGCACTCACCTGAGATGAGTGCTAGCAAGCACGGATACTCCAGGTATTGCGGTTTCCTAAGAGTAAGGAGATTCCTATGAAAGCGCAGCCTCACCCACAAACAGGAGAATTGAGCATGAATATTCGCCCCCTGCACGACCGCGTGATCGTGCGCCGCCTGGAAGAAGAGCGGAAGTCCGCCGGTGGCATCGTGATTCCCGACACGGCCAAGGAAAAGCCGATCCAGGGCGAGATCGTGGCCGTGGGCAAAGGCAAGATCCTAGAGAGCGGCGAGGTGCGCCCGCTCGACGTCAAGGTCGGCGACAAGGTGCTCTTCGGAAAATACGCCGGGACCGAGGTCAAGGTCGGCACCGAGGAGCTGCTCGTCATGCGCGAAGAAGATGTAGTCGCGATCATCGACGGCAAATAACGAACGCTTAAAGAGAGGGAAGAACCATGGCAGCTAAAGAAGTCGTATTCGGTGACAGCGCGCGCATCCGGATGTTGCGCGGCGTCAACATCCTCGCCGACGCAGTGAAAGTCACCCTGGGCCCCAAGGGGCGCAACGTCGTCCTCGACAAATCGTTCGGCGCGCCCACCATCACCAAGGATGGCGTCTCGGTCGCGAAGGAGGTCGAGCTCAAGGACAAGTACGAGAACATGGGCGCGCAGATGGTGAAGGAGGTGGCTTCGCAGACCTCCGACATCGCCGGCGACGGCACGACCACGGCGACCGTTCTGGCGCAGGCCATCCTCCGCGAAGGCCTGAAGTCGGTGGCGGCGGGCATGAACCCCATGGACTTGAAGCGCGGTATCGACAAGGCGGTGGCGGCGGCGGTTGACGCCCTGAAGAAGATCTCGCGCCCGTGCTCGGATCATAAGGAGATCGCCCAGGTGGGCACGATCTCGGCCAACTCCGATGAATCGATCGGTAACATCATCGCCGAGGCGATGGACAAGGTCGGCAAGGAGGGCGTGATATCGGTCGAAGAGGGTTCGGGCCTTGAGAACGCGCTCGAGATCGTCGAAGGCATGCAGTTCGATCGCGGTTATCTGTCGCCCTACTTCGTGAACAAGCAGGACACGATGACGGCCGATATCGAGAACCCCTACATCCTGATTTACGACAAGAAGATCTCCAATATTCGTGAGCTTCTGCCGATCCTGGAAGGTGTGGCCAAGGCCGGCCGTCCGCTGCTCATCATCTCCGAGGATGTCGAGGGCGAGGCGCTCGCCACGTTGGTGGTGAACAATATCCGCGGCATCTTGAAGGTCTGCGCCGTCAAGGCCCCGGGCTTTGGCGATCGTCGCAAGGCCATGCTCCAGGATATCGCCATCCTGACCGGTGGCCAGCTGATCTCCGAAGAGATCGGCATGACCCTCGAGGCGGCCACCATCGACGTCCTTGGGTCGGCCAAGCGCGTGCAGGTCAGCAAGGAGAACACCACCATCATCGACGGGGCCGGCAATTCCAAGGATATCGAGGCGCGCGTGAAGCAGATTCGGGCCCAGATCGAGGAAGCGACGTCCGACTATGACAAGGAGAAGATGCAGGAGCGGGTCGCCAAGCTCGCCGGCGGCGTGGCCTTGATCAAGGTCGGGGCGGCCACCGAGGTGGAGATGAAGGAGAAGAAGGCGCGCGTGGAAGATGCCCTGCATGCGACCCGCGCGGCGGTCGAGGAAGGCGTGGTGCCGGGCGGCGGCGTGGCCCTGATCCGGGCGCTGCAGAACATGAAGGTCAAGGGCGACAACCACGACCAGGACGTCGGTATCCAGATCGCCCGCCGTGCCATGGAAGAGCCGTTGCGCATGATCGTCATGAACGCCGGTCTCGAGGGCTCGGTGGTCATGAACAAGGTGGCCGAGGGCAAGGGGAGCTTTGGCTTCAATGCCGCGACCGGCGAGTACGGCGACATGTTGACCATGGGTATCCTTGATCCCACCAAGGTCACGCGTACGGCCTTGCAGAATGCGGCCTCCGTATCCGGGCTCATGATCACCACCGAGGCCATGGTCGCCGAGCTCCCGCAGGAGGAGAAGGCATCGGCCGGCGCGGGTGCCGGTGGCATGGGCGGTATGGGTGGCATGGGTGGCATGGACGGCATGATGTAAGCCGGTCCCATCGCGCACCGCGGGGGCGGGGCCCGAAAGGTCCCCGCCCCCTTTTTTTGTGTCCGCTTCCCGACTGGCGGACGAAGCCGCGCGCCATCTTCTGCTATGATGGCACGATTACCTGTGAGGGCGCCTTGGGCGCGTGGCCGTATCCATCGCTGGCGCGAGCGGCGGTCCGGGAGGTTGCGAATGGGGGTGCACAAAACGGGGATGTGGCTCAGAAAGGCCCGCGCCCTGGCTACTGCGGCGTTGCTGCTGGCCTATCCCGTGGTTTCCTATCGCACGAATACCGCCCGGCATTTCGATCCGCTCGGCGCGCTGTTTGCCTTTGCGCCCCTGCTCGTGCTGACCCTGACGGCGGCGTGGGCCGCCCGCGCACGCGGCCTTTGGCTTACCCTCTGGGGGGGTGCGTGCCTTACCCTCTGGCACTACCGGGCCTTTATGACCGCCCATTGTTCCTGGGCATATCTCGCCGAGGATGTGGGGGTCATGGCGCTCCTCTGCGGCCTGTTCTTGCGTTCGCTCCGGCCGTCTTGCACGCCCCTCATCTCGCGCCTGTCGTTGCTCATGCGCGGCTCCTTAAGCCCCTCGCTTGCTCATTACACCCGGCGTGTCACCCAGCTTTGGGCGGGGCTCTTTGGCGCCCTGGCGATCCTGTCTGCGCTGTTGTTCTTTGCCGCCGGCGTGCGGGTCTGGGCCTTCTACGTCAGCATCCTTACATGGCCCATCATGATGCTCGTGTTCACAGGCGAGTACCTGGTCCGCCGGGTGGTCGTGCCCCGTGAGGAGCGCGCCGGGTTTCTCCAGGTGATCCTCGCCAGCCGCCGCCATTGGCGCAGCCTTGTCGCCGGCGAGGACGACGCGCCGCGGCCCTACCGGCGCCTCCCGCAATGACCCGCGCCCCTGCCGACGCGGCGCTCACCACCGCCACCGACCCTGCCGAGGTGCTGGCCTTTTACCGGGGCGCACCGCGCTCGCTCGCGCAATTTTTGGGCGATGTCGCGGACGTGGTCGCACTCTGGCCGGCGCGCGGCCCGATTCTGAACGCCTGCGCGGATCGCTACCATTTCCTGGTGGGGCTGGCGGCGTCCGCAGTCGCCGGC is part of the Acidiferrobacter thiooxydans genome and harbors:
- the dsbD gene encoding protein-disulfide reductase DsbD, coding for MKTLLALSLAITAVLTTIPGARAATHGGPLAAFKAFFSHRQKPFLKRSQAYRLTLSAPGTNELLAHFRIARGYYLYRNKIRFTLASPRYGVTLGPVAMPPASVEKNRVLGTLLIYKKSFTLPLPLTGAHPNQRLIVRAHYQGCAIAGICYPPVTHTLVVRLPGQTAALNAAHEAPAARAPMAPRTPGPAAGTWFWAIVSAFGIGLLLTFTPCVLPMIPILSGMLVGRGQERLTKRQGAGLSVAYVLGTATTYAGAGALAGATGQQLQAYFENAWGIGLLSLLFVLMALSLFDLYTLQMPGFIQSRIAARSAGVNRRSLAGAYMLGLVSALVVGACVSPLLVSALAVAISSHSAGLGAAIMFSMALGMGVVLVALGIGAGYLLPKAGPWMDTVKYAFGVLLLGVAIYLLGLLPAVPVLLLWGILLIIVGVYLGGGRLEPGASGFRKLRAGLGVVLLVWGVLALVGGLQGNRDPLHPLTFRSAGVTRAGTHALTFRKVTSLAALDQALARAARLNEPALVDFSASWCVDCTRLRRETFPDPRVQRALRGFMLIEADVTENTPATRAMKRRFGVLGPPAILFFSAQGRPLRQKDFYGYKGPRALARLAHEVKSI
- the cutA gene encoding divalent-cation tolerance protein CutA, which produces MPQEALIVFSTCPRADAPGIANALVNGRLAACVNLVDAVQSVYRWRGQVETATETLLIIKTTTDHYDEMERRLRALHPYEVPEIVAVPIAGGYPPYLQWLEDTTRP
- a CDS encoding alpha/beta hydrolase; amino-acid sequence: MLETAFSLNTRPDILIRGRMADAGYGPVGLFLHGFRSHCAGEKATALTRHAQARGYSWARFDLAAHGASTGVFVEQTLSGWLEDALAVAALYAPRPLILVGSSLGAWLAVLMARSRRIPVAGLVLLAPAFNFLQRYYAGLSQDLRRQWRSEGQLTLPDPYGPPGTVYRLGYRLIEDAAVHDVLSVPVTLPCPLTMIHGDCDEVVPLAVSEDFLRHVHAPDKRLTVVADGDHRLTAAIPRILAEVDALWPAADVRAGVLA
- a CDS encoding FxsA family protein is translated as MIARLLRFIVFLPLVEVVVIVLVWQAIGPWWTLGLLVAGPVAGLALLRLSPVRTFGHVRAALSHGRLPHEAVWEGAALGLAGLLLIFPGFFSDLLALALLVGPARRALRRPPGASPPMAGGGPREPLEGRFRSYRD
- the groES gene encoding co-chaperone GroES, translated to MNIRPLHDRVIVRRLEEERKSAGGIVIPDTAKEKPIQGEIVAVGKGKILESGEVRPLDVKVGDKVLFGKYAGTEVKVGTEELLVMREEDVVAIIDGK
- the groL gene encoding chaperonin GroEL (60 kDa chaperone family; promotes refolding of misfolded polypeptides especially under stressful conditions; forms two stacked rings of heptamers to form a barrel-shaped 14mer; ends can be capped by GroES; misfolded proteins enter the barrel where they are refolded when GroES binds), which produces MAAKEVVFGDSARIRMLRGVNILADAVKVTLGPKGRNVVLDKSFGAPTITKDGVSVAKEVELKDKYENMGAQMVKEVASQTSDIAGDGTTTATVLAQAILREGLKSVAAGMNPMDLKRGIDKAVAAAVDALKKISRPCSDHKEIAQVGTISANSDESIGNIIAEAMDKVGKEGVISVEEGSGLENALEIVEGMQFDRGYLSPYFVNKQDTMTADIENPYILIYDKKISNIRELLPILEGVAKAGRPLLIISEDVEGEALATLVVNNIRGILKVCAVKAPGFGDRRKAMLQDIAILTGGQLISEEIGMTLEAATIDVLGSAKRVQVSKENTTIIDGAGNSKDIEARVKQIRAQIEEATSDYDKEKMQERVAKLAGGVALIKVGAATEVEMKEKKARVEDALHATRAAVEEGVVPGGGVALIRALQNMKVKGDNHDQDVGIQIARRAMEEPLRMIVMNAGLEGSVVMNKVAEGKGSFGFNAATGEYGDMLTMGILDPTKVTRTALQNAASVSGLMITTEAMVAELPQEEKASAGAGAGGMGGMGGMGGMDGMM